The Mycolicibacterium smegmatis genome has a window encoding:
- the pyk gene encoding pyruvate kinase, producing MANRRAKIVCTLGPATATSSVLTELVDAGMDVARLNFSHSTHAEHSALYGMVREIAAQRGRVVGVLADLQGPKIRLGCFADGPVVWATGEHVTITTEDCPGDHDRVSTTYAGLSQDVRAGDRLLVDDGRVDLRVVAVDGPDIRCEVVDGGPVSDHKGISLPNIPVSVPPLSDKDIEDLKFALELGADMIAMSFVRAPEEVELAHKIMDEVGRRVPVIAKLEKPEAVSDLPAIVEAFDGLMVARGDLGVEMPLEQIPLVQRRAIALCRQAAKPVIVATQMLDSMVSDRRPTRAEVSDVANAVFDRADAVMLSAETSVGADPAHAVATMARIVVAAESGSGRGETPESALVEAVNGTDAVFGDAIAVAACEVGRRLGAAALCCFTRTGDTALRLARQRSPLPLLAFAHDDEVRGRLTFSWGVESAVLAPTELAESMPGEVSRALLSMGACHPGDVVVVVSGSRSGVAGYTDSVRVLRVE from the coding sequence ATGGCGAATCGCCGCGCAAAGATCGTCTGCACGTTGGGCCCGGCCACGGCCACGTCGTCGGTACTGACCGAACTCGTCGACGCCGGAATGGATGTCGCCCGGCTGAACTTCAGCCACAGCACCCACGCCGAGCACTCGGCGCTGTACGGCATGGTCCGGGAGATCGCCGCCCAGCGTGGCCGCGTGGTCGGCGTCCTCGCGGACCTGCAGGGGCCCAAGATCCGGCTGGGGTGTTTCGCCGACGGTCCCGTCGTATGGGCGACGGGCGAGCACGTCACGATCACCACGGAGGACTGCCCGGGTGACCACGACCGGGTCTCCACGACCTACGCGGGCCTGTCACAGGACGTGCGCGCGGGTGACCGGCTGTTGGTCGACGACGGGCGCGTGGATCTGCGCGTGGTGGCCGTCGACGGTCCCGACATCCGGTGCGAGGTCGTCGACGGCGGGCCGGTCAGCGACCACAAGGGGATATCGCTGCCCAACATCCCGGTGAGCGTTCCGCCGTTGTCGGACAAGGACATCGAGGATCTCAAGTTCGCGCTGGAGCTCGGCGCGGACATGATCGCGATGTCGTTCGTGCGCGCACCCGAGGAGGTCGAGCTCGCGCACAAGATCATGGACGAGGTGGGACGCCGGGTCCCGGTCATCGCGAAACTGGAGAAGCCTGAGGCGGTTTCGGACCTACCCGCGATCGTCGAGGCGTTCGACGGTCTCATGGTCGCGCGCGGCGATCTCGGCGTGGAGATGCCCCTGGAGCAGATCCCGCTGGTGCAGCGCCGCGCGATCGCCCTGTGCCGTCAGGCGGCCAAACCCGTGATCGTGGCGACGCAGATGCTCGATTCGATGGTGTCGGACCGCCGCCCGACACGTGCCGAGGTGTCCGACGTCGCCAACGCGGTGTTCGACAGGGCCGATGCGGTGATGCTCTCGGCCGAGACGAGTGTGGGCGCGGATCCGGCGCACGCCGTCGCCACCATGGCACGCATCGTCGTCGCCGCCGAGAGCGGTTCTGGCCGGGGCGAGACGCCCGAATCGGCGCTCGTGGAGGCCGTGAACGGCACGGACGCGGTGTTCGGTGACGCGATCGCGGTGGCGGCCTGCGAGGTGGGACGCCGGCTGGGCGCCGCGGCCCTGTGCTGCTTCACGCGCACCGGTGACACGGCGCTGCGGTTGGCCCGGCAGCGGTCACCGCTGCCGCTGCTGGCCTTCGCGCACGACGACGAGGTGCGGGGGCGCCTGACGTTCTCGTGGGGTGTCGAGTCGGCGGTGCTGGCACCGACGGAGCTGGCCGAATCCATGCCGGGCGAGGTGTCGCGTGCGTTGCTGAGCATGGGCGCGTGCCACCCCGGCGATGTCGTGGTGGTCGTCTCCGGAAGCCGAAGCGGTGTCGCGGGGTACACCGATTCGGTCCGGGTGCTCCGTGTCGAGTGA
- a CDS encoding LysR family transcriptional regulator, with translation MLLRQLEYFVAVARERHFARAAEVCYVSQPALSTAIAKLERELDVTLIHRGQNFEGLTLEGERLVVWAKRLLAEHDGLKAEAAALRTGISGTLRLGTGPTVSTTTAIPVAAFCNLHPKANVSISSRLSSAELLRQLRDFELDAAIAHFGPGDRAGLEVVPLYKERYVLLVSGDQLAPGTRAITWSDAAQLPLALLEPHMRFRQFIDKAFAENGVTPSPQVETDSVASLYALVATGAWASVVPHTWLRAVPQLGAARAVRLIEPETTAQISLAIHAGRGSAAARAFVNVAAGARLDDQFDLQSEHWLLK, from the coding sequence ATGCTGTTGCGCCAGTTGGAGTACTTCGTCGCCGTGGCCCGGGAACGTCACTTCGCCAGGGCTGCCGAGGTCTGCTACGTGTCGCAACCGGCGCTGTCCACAGCAATTGCCAAGCTCGAGCGCGAGCTCGACGTCACGCTGATCCACCGCGGCCAGAACTTCGAGGGCCTCACGCTCGAAGGCGAACGTCTCGTGGTGTGGGCCAAGAGGTTGCTGGCCGAGCACGACGGCCTCAAGGCCGAGGCGGCCGCGTTGCGCACCGGCATCTCCGGAACGCTACGGCTGGGCACCGGGCCCACGGTGTCGACGACGACGGCCATCCCCGTTGCGGCGTTCTGCAACCTGCACCCGAAGGCCAACGTCTCCATATCCTCCCGGCTGTCCTCGGCCGAATTGCTGCGACAGCTCCGCGATTTCGAACTCGACGCGGCCATCGCCCATTTCGGGCCGGGGGACCGAGCCGGGCTCGAGGTGGTGCCGTTGTACAAGGAGCGGTACGTGCTGCTGGTCTCCGGAGATCAGCTGGCACCCGGTACGCGCGCCATCACGTGGTCCGACGCCGCGCAGTTGCCGCTGGCGCTGCTCGAGCCGCACATGCGGTTCCGGCAGTTCATCGACAAGGCCTTCGCCGAGAACGGCGTGACGCCGTCGCCGCAGGTCGAAACGGACTCGGTGGCATCGCTGTATGCCCTGGTGGCCACCGGCGCCTGGGCGAGCGTCGTGCCCCACACGTGGCTGCGGGCCGTCCCCCAGCTGGGAGCGGCCAGAGCCGTGCGGCTCATCGAACCAGAGACCACAGCACAGATCTCGCTCGCGATCCACGCCGGCCGCGGCTCCGCGGCCGCGCGCGCCTTCGTCAATGTCGCCGCAGGCGCCCGCCTGGACGATCAATTCGATCTGCAGTCAGAACACTGGCTGCTCAAGTGA
- a CDS encoding PAS domain-containing protein gives MTETPTAISASWLAQAVVDASSEAIVVTDKAGDIVLWNDGAARMFGFTAADALGQSLDLIIPEKQRDRHWKGYHQTMATGVTKYGDSMLAVPATHKDGHRLSIEFSVALLRDDTGEIVGISAIMREVSERRAAERALHARIAELQNELNEVRAGLS, from the coding sequence GTGACCGAGACACCAACCGCCATCAGCGCCTCCTGGCTCGCCCAGGCGGTGGTGGACGCATCTTCCGAGGCCATCGTGGTGACCGACAAGGCCGGCGACATCGTGCTCTGGAACGACGGCGCGGCCCGCATGTTCGGGTTCACCGCGGCCGACGCGCTCGGACAGAGCCTGGACCTGATCATCCCGGAGAAGCAGCGCGACCGGCACTGGAAGGGTTACCACCAGACCATGGCCACGGGTGTCACCAAGTACGGCGACAGCATGCTGGCCGTCCCGGCAACGCACAAGGACGGCCACCGGCTGTCCATCGAGTTCAGCGTGGCTTTGCTGCGCGACGACACCGGCGAGATCGTCGGCATCTCGGCCATCATGCGCGAGGTGAGCGAGCGGCGTGCCGCCGAGCGCGCACTGCACGCCCGAATCGCCGAACTGCAGAACGAACTGAACGAGGTGCGCGCAGGGCTGTCCTGA
- the oxc gene encoding oxalyl-CoA decarboxylase, with protein MTVAPTRDTEAASTDEPGALTDGIHLVVDALKLNDVQTIYGVVGIPITDLARLAQASGLRYIGFRHESDAGHAAAAAGFLTQKPGICLTVSAPGFLNGLVALANATTNCFPMVQISGSSERHLVDLQRGDYEEMDQLAAARLFAKAAYRVSRAEDIGRGIARAIRTAASGRPGGVYLDIPAAVLGEVIDAEKAKKTLWRVVDPAPKQMPEIDAVDKAIELLAGAERPLIVLGKGAAYAQADDTIREFVESTGIPYVPMSMAKGLLPDDHPQSAATARSLALKRADVVMLVGARLNWLLGHGDAPQWNPDAKFIQVDISATEMDSNQPIAAPLVGDISSVVETLLERSKPGQISVAPEWRQELAAKSEQNVAKMSGRLEAALTAHPMKFLGALQAIRDVLADNPQVYVVNEGANALDLARNTIGMQVPRHRLDSGTWGVMGIGMGYAIAAAVETGDPVVAIEGDSAFGFSGMELEAICRYNLPIVTVILNNSGVYRGDEASGSTADPAPTALRAQHEYMIKAFGGKGYQATTPDEVAAALREALASGRPALIDCVIDPSDGTESGNIAHLNPKGISTK; from the coding sequence ATGACCGTCGCTCCCACGCGAGACACCGAGGCGGCGAGTACCGACGAGCCCGGCGCACTCACCGATGGCATCCATCTGGTCGTCGATGCGCTGAAGCTCAACGACGTACAGACCATCTACGGGGTCGTCGGGATCCCGATCACCGATCTCGCTCGCCTCGCCCAGGCATCAGGCTTGCGCTACATCGGATTCCGGCACGAGAGCGACGCGGGACACGCTGCGGCCGCCGCCGGCTTCCTCACCCAGAAGCCCGGCATCTGCCTGACGGTTTCGGCACCTGGCTTCCTCAACGGCCTTGTCGCTCTTGCCAATGCCACCACCAACTGCTTCCCGATGGTCCAGATCTCGGGATCCAGTGAACGCCACCTGGTCGACCTGCAGCGCGGTGACTACGAGGAGATGGACCAACTGGCGGCGGCCAGGCTGTTCGCCAAGGCGGCCTACCGAGTATCCCGCGCCGAGGACATCGGACGCGGCATCGCACGTGCGATCCGCACGGCCGCATCGGGTCGGCCCGGCGGTGTCTACCTGGACATCCCGGCCGCGGTCCTCGGTGAGGTGATCGACGCGGAGAAGGCCAAGAAGACGCTGTGGCGCGTGGTCGATCCCGCACCCAAGCAGATGCCCGAGATCGACGCGGTCGACAAGGCCATCGAGCTGCTCGCAGGCGCCGAGCGCCCGCTGATCGTGCTGGGCAAGGGCGCCGCCTACGCGCAGGCCGACGACACCATCCGCGAGTTCGTCGAGAGCACCGGCATCCCCTATGTGCCGATGTCGATGGCCAAAGGCCTGCTGCCCGACGATCATCCGCAGTCCGCCGCGACGGCACGGTCGCTCGCGCTCAAGCGTGCAGACGTGGTCATGCTCGTCGGTGCCCGGCTGAACTGGCTTCTGGGACACGGCGATGCGCCGCAGTGGAACCCCGACGCCAAGTTCATCCAGGTCGACATCTCGGCCACGGAGATGGACAGCAACCAGCCCATCGCCGCACCCCTGGTCGGTGACATCAGCTCGGTGGTGGAGACGCTGCTGGAGCGCAGCAAGCCCGGCCAGATCAGCGTCGCCCCCGAGTGGCGTCAGGAGCTCGCGGCCAAGTCCGAGCAGAATGTCGCCAAGATGAGCGGCCGGCTGGAGGCCGCCCTCACGGCGCACCCGATGAAGTTCCTCGGCGCCCTGCAGGCCATCCGCGACGTGCTCGCCGACAACCCGCAGGTGTACGTGGTGAACGAGGGCGCCAACGCACTCGACCTGGCCCGCAACACCATCGGCATGCAGGTTCCGCGGCACCGGCTGGACAGCGGCACGTGGGGCGTGATGGGCATCGGCATGGGCTACGCGATCGCCGCGGCCGTCGAGACCGGCGATCCGGTGGTCGCCATCGAAGGTGACAGCGCATTCGGGTTCAGCGGTATGGAACTCGAGGCGATCTGCCGCTACAACCTTCCGATCGTCACGGTGATCCTCAACAACAGCGGTGTGTACCGCGGTGACGAGGCATCGGGTTCGACCGCGGATCCCGCGCCGACGGCACTGCGCGCGCAGCACGAGTACATGATCAAGGCCTTCGGCGGCAAGGGATATCAGGCCACCACCCCCGACGAGGTGGCGGCGGCGCTGCGCGAGGCACTGGCCTCGGGACGTCCCGCGCTCATCGACTGCGTCATCGATCCGTCCGACGGCACCGAGAGCGGCAACATCGCGCATCTCAATCCCAAGGGCATCAGCACCAAGTGA